GGTGCTATGCGAAATTTATCCCTGACGCTGGCTTCTTTGTTTGTCGGGTCAGCGTTCACGAGTTGCGCTGACTTTGAGGCGGGAGAGACAATACCTGAGAACAGGTCGTCCGCATTTCCAATCGCAGGAGGAACAACAGCAGATCCACATCAGTGGCCATGGATTGTATCCCTCAGAAACAGCAACAATTCGCACATATGCGGAGGCTCCTTGATCACCCCAGACTGGGTGCTTACTGCAGCACATTGCCCCCAGCCTGCAACGGTCAGGGTCGGCCCGATTGCATCAGCGGCTGTCTCGCGGAATATTTCAAGGCGAGTCGTGCATCCAGGTTACAACGCGAGCACGGGTGAGAATGATGTTGCGCTCATTCAACTCTCACAGGCAGTTTCTGGCGTTGAGACAGTCTCTTTGAACTTGGACCCCGGATTTCCTTACGGCATCCCTCTTGCTGAATCGACAAGTGCCGCTCTGGTAAATACCAACGTTGCCGGATGGGGTGCCACGGTCGAGGATGGTGGCAGCACGGCAACACTGCTCGCTGCGGCAATGCCGGCCGTTGCAAATTCCAGTTGCGCGGACGCCTACAGCCCATACCCAAGCATTGGAGTGGTTTTCCCCTCTAATCTTTGCGCGGGGTATCAGGGTGGTGGCGTGGACACTTGCCAGGGGGACAGCGGTGGACCTCTTACGTTTCTTTTTGGGCCCCCTCAACTCGCTGGTGTTACGAGTTGGGGGCTCGGGTGCGCTCGCCCTGGACTACCGGGAGTTTATGCGCGCGTCAGCAGCTACATCGAGTGGATCACCCAACATGTAACCAACGCCAGGACGTTCAGCTCTACAGCAGTCATTGTGACTGTAACGTCAAATTGACTTTCCCGACGCTGGACCTTGCCTCACAGCGGGAACACTACGTTCCCGAGGATGGCTGTGCGCAGCCCTTGCGCTTCCCACAGTTTTAAGGTGAGCATAGGAAGGACAGGAGCCCTCTTGGGCGTAGCGGGCGGGAGCAGAGCGGGAGGTGAGGGACGCGGACGGGGAGCCCATGAGCCGCACGCCGGGCCGGCGCAGAAGCTTTTCATCTCCAGCAGACACACCCCAGCCCAGCCCAGCCGCCTTCCCAGGAGGGGCGCGGCAGGGGCCTGGCTCTCTTGGCTGGCTGTGGCGGCTTGCGCTTCAACACCACGCGCTCTGGGGCGGCCCTCGCGCAGGGGCCACGTGCGCACTCGCCGGGGGCTACCCAGGTGCTCCACAATCGCTCTCACCCCTGCTGCTCCCTTCACCTCCGCCAACACCCGCCGCTTGCCTCCACTCCTCTCTCTGGCGAACACTTCCACCGCGAATGTCCTGCGCAGTCGTTCTGCCCAGTCCACTCGCGGCGTCCTCTCCCTCCTCGGTTCCTTCCTGGTCTCTGCCTCAAGCGCCACTCTCGCCTTCTCTCCTGCTTGGGGGACCAGAAATGGCCGCAGTTGCGCACCTGGAGCGAAGACGCCGTGAAATCTCGTGAGGTTTGTCCGAGGCGGAGGCACCAGGGACGCCACACGCCGTCACAGTTCCAGCCCTGTGAAGAGCAGGTGCGTCGTGCCGGCTGTCGGTGGGCGGCGGCGCGGCCCGCCAGGTCGCCCTGAGCCCGACGGGCAGCTGGGACGCCTGGGGCCTCAGCGCCACGGCGACGCCGCCGCGGGCGGGCGCCGGCACCGTCGCGGTGACCTTCGGGGCCGCCGACAGCGGCAACGTGAACATCGACAGCCTCACGGTGCGCCCGCACCCGGTCGGCTGACCGGCGCGGGCCCCCTGCCCGACAGGCTCCTCCGCTGCCTGACAACGTTGCCAACCGCAGGCCGGGGTGCTCTGCTCGGGGCCTGCACAGCCCCTGCACCCGCGCCCGCAAGGGCAGCGGTGTAGGCCCGCACCACCCACGACTCCCGCGACCTTGACCCACGACGGCTCAGGAGGCCGACCGATGCGCTTCGAACCGCCACGCCCCACGGCACCGCGACGCTCCCGAGCCGGCGCCCGCAGGCTTCTCGTCGCCGTGGGCGTCGCGGCCCTCGTCGCCCCCCTCGCCGCATGCCGGCCCGCGGACGCGGCTGACGCCGCGGACCCGACCGACCCGACCGGCCCGACCGACCCGACCGGCCCGACCGGCCCGACCGACTCGGCGTGGACCCTGAGCACCACGGACCCGACCCGCGACTACTCCCCCACGTTCGTCGGCAACGGCTACCTCGCGGCGCGCGTACCGGCCGAGGGTGCCGGCTGGTCCAGCGCGCCGGTCCCCACCCAGGCGCAGGTGGCCGGGTTCTACGCCCACCCGCGGGGCGACGTCGAGATCCGGGCCAGCCTGCCCATGTGGACCTCGCTCGGCTTCTCCGACGGCAGCGGCAGCTACGGCGGCGGCCCGGACGCGGCCCTGTGCCGCTACGGCCTGGTCTGCGAGGCCGAGAGCGGGGAGCTCGCGGGCGGCGCGACCCGCGCGACCGACCACTCCGGCGCCTCGGGCGGCGCGTTCGTCGCCGGCTACGGCGACCAGGGCCACCCGGTCATCGGCGCGCGCATGACGCTGCGGGTCACCGACGTGCCGACGACCGGAACCTCGACCCTGTGGGTGCGCTACGCCAACAGCGACGGCGGGGGCGGGGTGCGTACGCGCAGCCTCAGCGTGTGGGTGGGCGGCACGAAGCAGGGCACGGTGGCGCTGCCGCCGACCGACGGCTGGGACAGCTGGTCCACCGCGACCGTGCAGGTCCCGCTGAGCGCGGGGACCGACACTGTCGCGCTGTCCTGCGAGGCCGGCGACGGGTGCATGGTCAACGTCGACTCCCTCGCCCTCACCACCGACGGCACACCTGCTCCTGCCCCTGGCAGCGGCACGACCAGCAACTACCGGCAGACCCTGGACCTGTGGCGCGGCGTCCTCACGACCTCGCTGACCTGGACCTCCCCCGCCGGCCGCGCCACCGACCTGCGCTACGACGTCGTCGCCGACCGGGCGCGGGCGCACGTGGGAGCCGTGCGCCTCACCGTGCGGCCGCACTGGAGCGGGACCGCGAGCGTCACCGACGCCTTCGACGGGCGGGCGGTCCACGCGGCGGCGGTCTCCGGGACGGGGCTCGACCCCGCCCGCGGCCAGCTGCGGGAGACCGTGACGGCCGAGGGC
The nucleotide sequence above comes from Cystobacter fuscus DSM 2262. Encoded proteins:
- a CDS encoding serine protease; translated protein: MRNLSLTLASLFVGSAFTSCADFEAGETIPENRSSAFPIAGGTTADPHQWPWIVSLRNSNNSHICGGSLITPDWVLTAAHCPQPATVRVGPIASAAVSRNISRRVVHPGYNASTGENDVALIQLSQAVSGVETVSLNLDPGFPYGIPLAESTSAALVNTNVAGWGATVEDGGSTATLLAAAMPAVANSSCADAYSPYPSIGVVFPSNLCAGYQGGGVDTCQGDSGGPLTFLFGPPQLAGVTSWGLGCARPGLPGVYARVSSYIEWITQHVTNARTFSSTAVIVTVTSN